The Candidatus Hydrogenedentota bacterium nucleotide sequence TTTTCGGGGAAGTCGCGCAGAAAGCGGACAAGTAGCTCGTCCACGAGGGACGATTTGCCTGCCCCGCCGGTGCCGGTGACGCCCAACACGGGTACGGGTCTGGTCACGTGCTTTTTCAGGGTGTCGCGAATCCCAACGAGGAACGCCCCTTCGCGATTCTGTTCGACAGCGGTTATAAGTCGAGCAATGGTAGCGGTATCGCTCGGGGTGAGGGGCGGCGGGTCGGCAAGAAGTCCCTTGGTGTCGAGTGAGAAGTCAATGTGGTGCAATATGTGGTCGATCATGCCTTGGAGACCCAACTTACGGCCGTCTTCCGGAGAGAAGATTTTGCTCACGCCGAAAGACTCGATAAGCCGGATTTCGCTGGGGACGATGACCCCGCCGCCACCGCCAAAAACGCGAATATGATCGGCGTGGCGGTCTTTTAACATTTCTATAATGTAGCGGAAGAATTCGACGTGACCGCCTTGGTAGGAACTGACGGCAATCGCTTGAACGTCTTCCTGGATGGCGGCGTCGACGATTTCGCGCACGGAACGGTTGTGGCCCAGGTGAATTATCTCTACGCCCGAATCCTGAAGGATGCGGCGCATAATATTGATTGCGGCGTCGTGGCCGTCGAACAGGGATGTGGCGGTGATAACGCGGACATGATGCGAGAGCCGAGTTGCTGCTGCCTTGCTCATGGAGGCCGTCACCTCGTTGCAGGAATGAGACTCTGGGTGTAGGATAGCATTAACGGAAGATAGAGTCGAATCGTCCCGCTGCAATCCTTTTCTCATACTGATAGGCGTGACTTACCGACCCAAGAATTCTCAATAGGGATTGACGAGTATGTTTATGCGTTCACGGCGGGGCTATAGCCTTCTGGAAACCCTTATATGCGTCGCGATTATCGCGATCCTGATGGCGTTGCAGTTGCCTGTGCTTTCGCGCGCGTTGCGAAAGGCCAAGGAAGTAGCCGTCAAGGAAGGGTTGCACCAGATGCAAATTGGCGCGATGGCCGACGGGGGGTCGTCGAATACGCGCCCGGACCGGGAAACGTGCCGTGCGGCATACCGGCAGACGTACGAAGAGTCTCTGGTAACAGAGTTGAAGTACGCCGTACACGATGAGGCCGAATTCGCGGCCTACTGGAATACGCTCATCCGGCCGGGGGCGATAGAACCCCTTCAGTACACTGGCGGAGGGGAGCTCATCGCGCAGGATGGCGCCGGGACCGTGTATTACCTGAAACCTCTGAACTTGGGCGACCCACCCGCGGAGACGGTTGTCGTCGGTTGGGAGTTCATCTCGACCGATCTGTCCGAGACCACATCCGGCACGCTGGGAACGAACGTCCTGTATTCCGACGGGCGCGCCGTGTACATACGATACCCAGGGGATTTCCCAATGACCTCGCTGGTCGCGGAATTGTCCCACCGATTCGTGCAGGAGTATTGACGGGGATCAG carries:
- a CDS encoding type II secretion system GspH family protein, whose amino-acid sequence is MRSRRGYSLLETLICVAIIAILMALQLPVLSRALRKAKEVAVKEGLHQMQIGAMADGGSSNTRPDRETCRAAYRQTYEESLVTELKYAVHDEAEFAAYWNTLIRPGAIEPLQYTGGGELIAQDGAGTVYYLKPLNLGDPPAETVVVGWEFISTDLSETTSGTLGTNVLYSDGRAVYIRYPGDFPMTSLVAELSHRFVQEY